AGCACGGCGATCCAGCAGGTGGCGGAAGAGACGGAGAAGTCGGCCGCGGCCTGCGACACCATCGCCCGTTCCACCACCTCGCTCACGCAGGGCGCCGAGGAGCTGAACCGGACCGTGCAACGCTTCGTGGTCTGAAGGAACGGCCATGGACATCGAGAACGAGATCGACGTCGCCACGCAGCGCGCCCTGCTGGACAAGGTTCACCGCCATACGGGCATCCATATGGCGGAGCGCAAATGGACATTGCTGCAGGGACGCCTGCGTCGCCGCCTGCAGGCGCTGGAGCTTGGCCGGTACCGCGACTACCTGGCGGTGCTGGACGAGCGGCCGGACGAAGTGAGCGCCTTCATCAACCTGGTGACCACCAACGAGACCTCGTTCTTCCGCACGCCTCGCATCTGGGACCACTTCTGGCAGCAGCTGCTGCCAGAGTGGTACCGGCAGCACCACGGCGCCACGCTGCAGCTGTGGTCCGCGGCCGCTTCCACCGGCGAGGAGGCTTACTCCATGGCCATGCTGTGCGAGGAGTTTCGCGAGCGGCATCCGGCGTTCAAATACCAGATCCTGGCCACCGACATCGCCAGCGACGTGCTTGCGGTGGGCAAGTCGGGGCACTACCAGGGCAAGAGCATCGAGGGGCTGCGGCGTGGCAGGCCCGAGTTGTTCGCGAAGTACTTTCAGGCCAGTGGTGGTGGCTATCTCGTGGCGCCGTCGTTGAGGGCCCATGTGGTGTTCCGCGAACACCATCTGCACCGGCGCCTGGATGGTGCCTCGCGCTTTGACATCACCTTGTTGCGCAA
This genomic interval from Dyella japonica A8 contains the following:
- a CDS encoding CheR family methyltransferase; this translates as MDIENEIDVATQRALLDKVHRHTGIHMAERKWTLLQGRLRRRLQALELGRYRDYLAVLDERPDEVSAFINLVTTNETSFFRTPRIWDHFWQQLLPEWYRQHHGATLQLWSAAASTGEEAYSMAMLCEEFRERHPAFKYQILATDIASDVLAVGKSGHYQGKSIEGLRRGRPELFAKYFQASGGGYLVAPSLRAHVVFREHHLHRRLDGASRFDITLLRNVLIYFDEQGQCNVLENVRRAMAPAGVLVIGESESLTRLNVGFDFELPLIYRRQERVHA